A single region of the Saprospiraceae bacterium genome encodes:
- a CDS encoding MBL fold metallo-hydrolase: MKVEQIYTGCLAEAAYYIESNGEAVIIDPLRETEPYLERAKADGAKIKYVLETHFHADFVSGHLDLARQTGATIVYGPTAQPNFNAHIASDQEVLKVGNVTIKVLHTPGHTMESTTYLLQDEKGKDYAVFTGDTLFLGDVGRPDLAIKQGEITREDLAGFLFESLRTKIMPLADDVIVYPGHGAGSACGKKMSSDTQGTLGDQKLFNYALRADMTKAEFIKEVTTGLVEPPQYFPKNAMMNKMGYERLDVVRERGTQALSVRAFKAAWEEEEALVLDTRNKDDFAQGFIPGSIFIGLDGSFAMWVGALITDLKQPILFVADSGKEEEVVTRLARVGYDNPIGFLDGGFASWKAAGEEIDTIKEIDAQRFADIFDGSNLELLDVRRASEFNAEHLIGARNFPLDFINRNMNQVNRQYTYYLQCVSGYRSLVAASIMKARGFENVINIRGGYKELVNTTLKRTEYVAQSTEL; encoded by the coding sequence ATGAAAGTAGAACAAATCTATACCGGTTGCCTGGCAGAGGCCGCTTATTATATTGAAAGCAATGGTGAGGCAGTTATCATTGACCCTTTACGGGAAACAGAGCCTTATTTGGAAAGAGCTAAAGCGGACGGCGCCAAGATTAAATATGTACTGGAAACACACTTTCACGCAGATTTCGTTTCGGGACACTTGGATTTAGCCAGACAGACAGGAGCGACCATTGTATATGGTCCCACGGCCCAACCTAATTTCAATGCCCATATTGCTTCAGATCAGGAAGTATTAAAAGTAGGAAATGTTACGATTAAGGTCTTGCATACGCCAGGACATACGATGGAGAGTACAACCTATCTCTTGCAAGATGAAAAGGGTAAAGACTATGCTGTTTTTACTGGTGATACCTTATTTCTCGGAGATGTAGGACGTCCTGATTTGGCTATTAAACAAGGTGAGATTACACGAGAGGACCTAGCTGGATTCCTCTTTGAAAGTCTTCGAACCAAAATTATGCCTTTGGCCGACGATGTCATCGTATACCCGGGGCATGGTGCCGGATCAGCTTGCGGCAAAAAAATGAGTAGTGACACACAAGGCACTTTGGGTGACCAAAAATTATTCAATTATGCTTTGAGAGCAGATATGACCAAAGCGGAATTTATTAAAGAAGTGACAACAGGCCTGGTGGAACCGCCTCAGTATTTCCCCAAAAATGCCATGATGAACAAGATGGGGTATGAGCGACTTGATGTTGTAAGGGAACGTGGCACACAGGCCCTAAGCGTACGGGCATTTAAAGCGGCCTGGGAAGAAGAAGAAGCGCTGGTGTTAGATACCCGAAACAAAGATGATTTCGCGCAAGGTTTTATTCCTGGCTCCATTTTTATCGGACTAGATGGTAGTTTTGCCATGTGGGTTGGCGCCTTGATTACAGACCTGAAACAACCCATCTTGTTTGTCGCCGACTCAGGAAAAGAGGAAGAGGTTGTGACTCGCCTGGCAAGAGTTGGGTACGATAACCCGATTGGCTTCTTAGATGGTGGTTTTGCTAGCTGGAAAGCAGCTGGAGAAGAAATAGATACCATCAAAGAAATAGACGCCCAACGGTTTGCAGACATTTTTGATGGTTCCAACTTGGAGCTATTGGATGTGCGAAGAGCTAGCGAATTCAATGCAGAACACCTCATTGGTGCAAGAAATTTCCCGCTTGATTTTATCAATCGCAATATGAATCAGGTGAATCGTCAATACACCTATTATTTACAATGTGTTAGTGGATACCGATCACTTGTTGCTGCCTCTATCATGAAGGCAAGAGGTTTTGAAAATGTCATCAACATCAGAGGTGGGTATAAGGAATTGGTGAATACTACGCTGAAGCGGACGGAATATGTGGCGCAGTCGACGGAGCTTTAA
- a CDS encoding PepSY-associated TM helix domain-containing protein → MKLTARNTHRDIAYFYVGLIISFSLSGIFLNHRTVWHPMKYKYQTKEIALNTPVTADQVNDAYIKAFTEEFKINDRLRRYAVDDKNVLRASYTDNEVQVDLTTGKGTIGMFRQTPLLGQMTELHVTTNNWWIYYSDVFGLAMLTIAFTGMFITKGSNSFRKRGWKLALAGIVFPLIFLFLLG, encoded by the coding sequence ATGAAACTAACTGCAAGAAACACACACCGCGATATCGCCTACTTTTATGTTGGGTTGATTATCTCTTTTTCGCTTTCTGGAATTTTTTTAAATCACCGTACCGTCTGGCATCCAATGAAATACAAATACCAGACTAAAGAGATCGCCCTGAACACACCGGTGACGGCGGATCAGGTTAATGATGCTTATATAAAGGCTTTCACCGAGGAATTTAAGATCAATGATAGATTGAGACGCTATGCAGTAGATGATAAGAATGTGCTCCGGGCCTCTTATACCGACAATGAGGTACAAGTAGATTTGACAACGGGGAAGGGAACCATTGGCATGTTTCGACAAACCCCTTTGCTCGGACAAATGACCGAATTACACGTTACAACCAATAATTGGTGGATTTATTACTCTGATGTTTTTGGTCTGGCCATGCTGACCATCGCTTTCACCGGGATGTTTATCACCAAAGGGAGTAATAGCTTTCGGAAAAGAGGCTGGAAACTGGCTTTGGCTGGTATTGTTTTTCCGCTAATCTTCCTCTTTCTACTTGGGTAG
- the dinB gene encoding DNA polymerase IV has translation MFDRAILHLDLDAFFASVECLKNSALQNKPLLIGGSSDRGVVSSCSYAARKFGVRAAMPMKMALRLCPDAIVLKGDMDEYTRQSQLITDIIKEEAPLFEKASIDEFYIDLTGMDRYFGSWQWSMAFKQKLIKESGLPLSIALSINKLVSKVGVGVKKPNAEAVIASGTEKDFMAPLSVRCIPSVGKETQKKLSFMGIRTVHTLAQVPLPLLHREFGKQGQTLWRSANAIDDSPVVPYSEKKSISTERTFQLDTIDVRWLKDKLSALVTQLAFELRQSHRLTSCLTIKIRYTDFNTYTKQSRVSYTAHDKTLIRRAHELFDQLYQRRQLVRLIGVKFSGLVSGHYQVDLFEDTINEINLMQAMDKIRNRFGKNAVGQATTLPLIKKKGE, from the coding sequence ATGTTCGATCGAGCTATTCTGCACCTCGACCTCGATGCCTTCTTTGCATCGGTGGAGTGCCTGAAAAATAGTGCCCTCCAAAACAAACCGCTCCTGATCGGAGGGAGTAGTGACCGGGGAGTGGTCTCCTCTTGTAGTTATGCCGCCCGCAAGTTTGGCGTGCGCGCAGCTATGCCGATGAAAATGGCGCTGCGCTTATGCCCAGACGCTATTGTACTCAAGGGCGATATGGACGAATACACCCGCCAATCTCAACTGATTACCGACATTATCAAGGAAGAAGCGCCTTTATTTGAAAAAGCATCCATTGACGAGTTCTATATCGATCTAACAGGAATGGATCGCTATTTCGGTAGCTGGCAATGGTCGATGGCGTTTAAACAGAAGCTTATCAAGGAAAGTGGCCTGCCCTTATCTATTGCTTTATCCATCAATAAGTTGGTCTCTAAAGTAGGGGTGGGTGTCAAAAAGCCCAATGCAGAAGCAGTTATTGCTTCCGGAACCGAGAAGGATTTTATGGCGCCCTTATCGGTTCGTTGTATCCCCTCCGTAGGAAAAGAAACCCAAAAGAAATTGTCCTTTATGGGTATTCGAACGGTGCATACCTTGGCGCAGGTGCCATTGCCATTGCTCCACCGGGAATTTGGCAAACAGGGCCAGACCCTCTGGAGAAGTGCCAACGCCATCGATGATAGTCCGGTCGTCCCTTACAGCGAAAAAAAATCGATCTCCACCGAGCGCACCTTCCAATTGGACACCATCGATGTTCGCTGGCTCAAAGACAAATTGTCTGCATTGGTTACTCAATTGGCTTTTGAACTCCGGCAGTCGCATAGGCTCACTTCTTGCCTGACCATCAAAATCCGCTACACCGATTTTAATACCTATACCAAACAAAGTCGGGTCAGCTATACAGCCCACGACAAAACTTTGATCCGCCGTGCCCACGAGTTATTTGACCAATTGTATCAAAGACGCCAATTGGTTCGCCTCATTGGCGTCAAATTCAGCGGACTGGTTAGCGGCCATTACCAAGTTGATTTATTTGAAGATACGATCAATGAAATCAACCTCATGCAGGCTATGGATAAAATCCGTAACCGATTCGGTAAAAACGCTGTAGGGCAAGCGACAACGCTGCCATTAATTAAAAAGAAAGGCGAATAG
- the dnaE gene encoding DNA polymerase III subunit alpha has product MYLNNHTYYSLRYGTLSPQRLVEEAQKRKVKTMVLTDINNTSCAYEFVKHCEAMGIKPVLGVEFRVDKHFAYLGIARNREGFRELNELLSRSALQGKPIPLNPPPMPNVYIVFPRLIKPIEQFEDNEFMGIRPEHVHRLFSSNLLQHRHKLVALSPVTFLDKEGANLHRLLRAIDLNTLITKLSSKDIAKPTELFHYPAILQQLYEKYPFISRNTQQLLDHCTTDLRPGLHNNRQTFTGSEAGDFALLEKLAINGCRRRYGEEHSKAAERTRRELKVIREQGFCPYFLITWDIVRYAQAANYHYVGRGSGANSIVAYALYITDVDPLELDLYFERFINPHRSAPPDFDIDFSWQERDDVIDYIIKRYGQKHTALLATYNTFKGRSIYRELGKVFGLPKAEIDTLVNTPEKIEQHTDIVKQIIHYGEQMENFPNYLSIHAGGIVISEEPINYFTALQMMPKGFPITHFDMYHGEALGFHKFDVLSQRGIGHIKDAVEWVKQNQGRAIDIHEVEKIKTDPKVKAQLRSGQCTGCFYIESPAMRGLLQKLRCDNYNHLVAASSIIRPGVAQSGMMRTYIQRFHHPQAFKYIHPIFEEHLGETFGVMVYQEDVMKIVHHFAGLGLDESDVLRRIMTGKKFQGDTFQLLRKKYFENCKAKGYSEELTLEVWRQIESFSGYSFCKAHSASFAVESFQSLYLKAYYPLEFMVAVINNFGGFYHTEYYFHEARISGANIHAPCVNESDYLTNIKGIDIYIGFIHLHQMEREVAKNIISQRKANGPFRHLEDFIHRVKISAEQLDILIRIGAFRFTGKHKYALMWEKNAFLNPRQDLPPALSLFEDPFTTYTLPPLEETPYDQVFDEIELLGFPLCSPFELLSTPEQQYDCLLAADFPKQLGCTIHVLGYYVCKKDLTTSKGQWMAFGTWLDRDGLFFDTTHFPNFLRLSPFQGKGIYRITGKVVAEFGFYSLEVIKMVKLAFVVDRRYE; this is encoded by the coding sequence ATGTACCTAAACAACCACACATACTACAGTCTGCGCTATGGAACACTATCCCCTCAGCGCCTGGTCGAAGAGGCTCAAAAGCGTAAGGTGAAGACCATGGTGCTCACGGATATCAACAACACCAGTTGTGCCTACGAATTTGTGAAACACTGTGAGGCGATGGGGATAAAACCCGTGTTGGGCGTAGAATTTCGGGTGGACAAGCACTTCGCTTACCTCGGTATCGCTCGCAACAGGGAGGGTTTCCGGGAACTCAACGAACTATTGAGCAGATCTGCTTTACAAGGCAAACCAATCCCCTTAAATCCGCCACCCATGCCGAATGTTTATATCGTTTTTCCGAGGCTCATCAAGCCGATTGAGCAATTTGAGGACAACGAGTTTATGGGTATTCGACCCGAGCATGTTCATCGGCTTTTTAGCTCTAACCTCCTACAGCATCGACATAAATTAGTGGCCCTGAGTCCCGTTACTTTTCTTGACAAAGAGGGCGCTAATCTCCATCGCCTCCTCCGCGCCATAGACCTCAACACCCTCATCACCAAACTGAGTAGCAAAGATATCGCCAAGCCAACGGAACTTTTTCACTACCCCGCTATCCTACAACAATTGTATGAAAAATACCCCTTCATTAGCCGAAATACCCAACAGCTGTTGGATCATTGCACGACCGACCTTCGCCCCGGCCTCCACAACAACCGCCAAACCTTCACCGGCAGCGAAGCAGGCGACTTTGCTTTGCTAGAAAAACTGGCCATTAATGGTTGTCGCCGCCGCTATGGCGAAGAGCACTCCAAAGCGGCAGAGCGGACTCGCAGAGAACTCAAAGTTATTCGCGAGCAGGGTTTTTGTCCTTATTTTCTCATCACCTGGGATATCGTTCGTTATGCGCAAGCGGCCAACTATCATTATGTTGGGCGGGGAAGTGGCGCCAACTCCATCGTTGCCTATGCGCTGTACATTACGGATGTGGACCCATTGGAGTTGGACCTCTATTTCGAGCGTTTCATCAATCCTCATCGCAGTGCTCCTCCCGACTTTGACATCGACTTCTCCTGGCAAGAGAGAGATGACGTTATCGACTATATTATTAAACGATATGGCCAAAAGCACACCGCTCTTTTGGCAACCTATAACACATTCAAAGGCCGGTCTATTTACCGAGAATTGGGCAAAGTTTTCGGCTTGCCTAAAGCCGAGATCGACACCCTCGTTAATACGCCTGAAAAAATCGAACAACACACGGATATCGTCAAGCAAATTATTCACTATGGTGAGCAAATGGAGAACTTTCCTAACTATCTGTCTATTCATGCAGGTGGCATCGTCATTTCCGAGGAGCCGATCAACTATTTCACGGCGCTACAAATGATGCCCAAAGGTTTTCCGATTACCCACTTTGATATGTACCATGGAGAAGCACTTGGTTTCCACAAATTTGATGTACTCAGTCAGCGCGGGATTGGCCATATCAAGGATGCGGTGGAATGGGTAAAACAAAACCAGGGGCGAGCGATTGATATTCATGAAGTGGAAAAAATCAAGACAGACCCTAAGGTGAAGGCGCAGCTGCGGTCGGGCCAATGCACAGGTTGTTTCTATATCGAATCTCCAGCAATGCGAGGGCTCCTCCAAAAACTGCGTTGTGATAATTATAACCATTTGGTGGCTGCCAGTTCTATTATTCGTCCGGGGGTGGCCCAATCGGGGATGATGCGCACCTATATCCAACGTTTTCATCATCCGCAAGCGTTCAAGTATATCCATCCGATCTTCGAAGAACACCTTGGGGAGACTTTCGGCGTGATGGTGTACCAGGAAGATGTTATGAAAATCGTGCATCATTTTGCCGGACTAGGCTTGGACGAAAGCGATGTGTTGCGCCGGATTATGACGGGTAAAAAATTCCAGGGAGATACCTTTCAATTGCTTCGCAAAAAATACTTTGAGAATTGTAAAGCGAAAGGTTATTCCGAGGAACTAACCCTCGAGGTCTGGCGACAAATTGAGAGCTTCTCTGGTTATTCTTTTTGCAAGGCACACTCTGCCAGTTTTGCGGTAGAGAGTTTTCAGAGTTTGTACCTCAAAGCCTATTATCCGCTAGAATTCATGGTGGCGGTTATCAATAATTTTGGTGGTTTTTACCATACGGAATACTACTTTCATGAGGCCCGCATCAGTGGCGCTAACATCCATGCTCCTTGTGTCAATGAAAGTGATTACCTGACCAATATCAAGGGGATTGACATTTATATTGGCTTCATCCACCTGCATCAGATGGAACGGGAGGTGGCCAAAAATATCATATCTCAAAGGAAGGCGAATGGCCCCTTTCGCCACCTGGAAGACTTCATCCACCGCGTCAAAATTTCTGCGGAGCAACTTGATATCCTCATTCGCATTGGGGCCTTTCGCTTTACGGGCAAACACAAATATGCATTGATGTGGGAGAAAAATGCTTTTCTCAATCCTCGCCAGGACCTTCCGCCTGCACTGTCCCTTTTTGAAGACCCTTTCACCACTTACACCCTCCCGCCCCTTGAAGAAACCCCTTATGACCAGGTTTTCGATGAGATTGAGCTGCTCGGCTTTCCGCTCTGCTCTCCGTTCGAGCTCCTCTCCACTCCTGAGCAGCAGTATGATTGCCTGCTTGCCGCTGATTTTCCCAAGCAACTGGGCTGCACCATCCATGTCCTTGGCTACTATGTCTGCAAAAAAGACCTTACGACGAGCAAAGGCCAATGGATGGCTTTTGGTACCTGGCTCGATCGCGATGGTCTCTTTTTTGATACAACGCATTTCCCGAATTTTCTACGCCTATCTCCTTTCCAAGGAAAAGGCATCTATCGGATTACTGGCAAGGTCGTTGCAGAGTTTGGTTTTTATAGCCTGGAGGTGATTAAGATGGTGAAATTAGCTTTTGTGGTGGACAGGCGGTATGAATAG